Proteins from a genomic interval of Uloborus diversus isolate 005 chromosome 4, Udiv.v.3.1, whole genome shotgun sequence:
- the LOC129221184 gene encoding prefoldin subunit 1-like: MAGKGVDLELKKAFQELQAKVLDTTQKLKLADIQIDVFTKAIQHAQLTQKELKSFPDDARMYNGIGRMFLLTSPEDINSMLSKKISTSQDKIKELETSKAYLERSMKESEENLRELVASKQRDR; this comes from the exons ATGGCCGGCAAAGGTGTTGATTTagaattgaaaaaa gctTTTCAAGAACTTCAAGCAAAAGTGCTAGATACTACTCAGAAGCTGAAATTAGCTGACATACAAATTGATGTCTTTACAAAAGCCATCCAACATGCTCAACTTACCCAAAAAGAACTGAAGTCATTTCCAGATGATGCTAGGATGTATAATGGTATTGGCAGAAt GTTTTTATTAACGAGCCCTGAAGATATAAATAGTATGCTTTCAAAGAAAATAAGTACATCTCaagataaaattaaagaattagag acaAGTAAAGCTTATTTGGAGAGAAGCATGAAAGAAAGTGAGGAAAATCTTAGAGAACTTGTAGCAAGTAAACAAAGAGACCGTTGA